A region of Homo sapiens chromosome 17, GRCh38.p14 Primary Assembly DNA encodes the following proteins:
- the CNTROB gene encoding centrobin isoform X9 yields the protein MATSADSPSSPLGAEDLLSDSSEPPGLNQVSSEVTSQLYASLRLSRQAEATARAQLYLPSTSPPHEGLDGFAQELSRSLSVGLEKNLKKKDGSKHIFEMESVRGQLQTMLQTSRDTAYRDPLIPGAGSERREEDSFDSDSTATLLNTRPLQDLSPSSSAQALEELFPRYTSLRPGPPLNPPDFQGLRDALDSEHTRRKHCERHIQSLQTRVLELQQQLAVAVAADRKKDTMIEQLDKTLARVVEGWNRHEAERTEVLRGLQEEHQAAELTRSKQQETVTRLEQSLSEAMEALNREQESARLQQRERETLEEERQALTLRLEAEQQRCCVLQEERDAARAGQLSEHRELETLRAALEEERQTWAQQEHQLKEHYQALQEESQAQLEREKEKSQREAQAAWETQHQLALVQSEVRRLEGELDTARRERDALQLEMSLVQARYESQRIQLESELAVQLEQRVTERLAQAQESSLRQAASLREHHRKQLQDLSGQHQQELASQLAQFKVEMAEREERQQQVAEDYELRLAREQARVCELQSGNQQLEEQRVELVERLQAMLQAHWDEANQLLSTTLPPPNPPAPPAGPSSPGPQEPEKEERRVWTMPPMAVALKPVLQQSREARDELPGAPPVLCSSSSDLSLLLGPSFQSQHSFQPLEPKPDLTSSTEFSCAISQSPPTLPSPATLNLHLHLLLAVMFLFHLIGPFLLSIR from the exons ATGGCAACATCAGCTGACAGCCCCAGTTCACCCCTCGGGGCGGAGGATCTCCTGAGTGATTCATCAGAACCCCCTGGGCTCAACCAAGTGTCGTCTGAAGTGACCTCCCAGCTCTATGCTTCTTTGCGCCTCAGCCGGCAGGCGGAGGCCACGGCCCGAGCCCAGCTGTATTTACCCTCCACCTCCCCGCCTCATGAAGGGTTAGACGGCTTCGCCCAAGAATTGAGTCGAAGCTTGTCAGTCGGATTGGAAAAGAACTTGAAGAAAAAG GATGGTTCTAAGCATATCTTTGAGATGGAAAGTGTTCGGGGTCAGCTCCAGACCATGCTCCAAACCTCACGTGATACAGCCTATC GGGATCCTCTCATTCCTGGCGCTGGCTCAGAGAGACGGGAAGAGGACTCCTTTGACAGTGATAGCACAGCCACCTTGCTCAA CACCCGGCCCCTGCAAGACTTGTCTCCATCTAGCTCAGCCCAAGCCCTGGAGGAGCTGTTTCCCCGCTACACCAGCCTTCGGCCAGGGCCTCCACTCAATCCCCCAGATTTTCAGGGGCTGAGAGATGCATTGGATTCAGAGCATACCCGCCGCAAG CATTGTGAGCGCCATATTCAGAGCCTGCAGACCCGAGTGTTAGAGCTACAGCAACAATTAGCCGTGGCTGTGGCTGCCGACCGCAAGAAAGATACCATGATTGAACAACTGGACAAG ACCCTGGCCCGTGTGGTGGAGGGCTGGAACCGGCATGAGGCTGAGCGGACAGAGGTTCTCAGGGGACTTCAAGAGGAACACCAGGCAGCAGAGCTCACCAGAAGCaagcagcaggag ACAGTAACCCGCCTGGAACAAAGCCTTTCTGAGGCCATGGAGGCCCTGAATCGTGAGCAGGAAAGTGCCAGACTGCAGCAACGGGAAAGAGAGACACTG GAGGAGGAAAGGCAAGCTCTGACTCTGAGGTTGGAGGCAGAACAGCAGCGGTGCTGTGTCCTGCAGGAAGAGCGGGATGCAGCTCGggctgggcaactgagtgagcaTCGAGAGTTGGAGACTCTTCGGGCTGCCCTAGAAGAAGAACGGCAGACCTGGGCCCAGCAAGAGCACCAGCTTAAGGAACACTACCAGGCGCTGCAGGAGGAGAGCCAGGCTCAGCTGGAAAGGGAGAAG GAGAAGAGCCAGAGGGAAGCCCAGGCCGCCTGGGAGACCCAGCACCAGTTGGCATTGGTGCAGTCTGAGGTGCGGCGGCTGGAAGGAGAGCTGGATACAGCtcggagagagagagatgccctGCAGCTGGAAATGAGCTTGGTGCAg GCCCGGTATGAAAGCCAGCGGATCCAGCTGGAGTCGGAGCTGGCTGTGCAGCTGGAGCAGCGGGTGACAGAGCGGCTGGCGCAGGCTCAGGAGAGCAGCCTACGGCAAGCAGCCTCCCTCAGGGAACATCACAG GAAGCAGCTGCAGGACCTGAGTGGACAGCACCAGCAGGAGCTGGCCAGTCAGCTAGCTCAGTTCAAGGTGGAAATGGCAGAACGAGAGGAACGGCAACAGCAGGTGGCTGAGGACTACGAGCTCAG ACTGGCCCGGGAGCAAGCGCGAGTGTGCGAACTGCAGAGTGGGAACCAGCAGCTGGAGGAGCAGCGGGTGGAGCTGGTGGAAAGACTGCAGGCCATGCTGCAGGCCCACTGGGATGAGGCCAACCAGCTGCTCAGCACCACTCTCCCGCCGCCCAACCCTCCA GCTCCTCCTGCTGGACCCTCCAGCCCCGGGCCTCAGGAGCccgagaaggaggagaggagggtctGGACTATGCCTCCCATGGCCGTGGCCCTGAAGCCTGTATTGCAGCAGAGCCGGGAAGCAAGGGACGAGCTACCTGGAGCGCCTCCTGTTCTTTGCAGTTCCTCCTCAGATCTTAGCCTCCTGTTGGGCCCCTCTTTTCAGAGCCAGCATTCTTTCCAGCCCCTGGAGCCCAAACCAGACCTCACTTCATCCACAG AATTCAGCTGTGCCATCTCTCAGTCACCTCCAACCCTTCCCTCTCCAGCTACTTTAAACCTCCATCTTCATCTTCTCTTAgctgtgatgttcctcttccatTTAATAGGCCCCTTTCTTCTGAGTATTAGGTGA
- the CNTROB gene encoding centrobin isoform gamma (isoform gamma is encoded by transcript variant 7), translating to MATSADSPSSPLGAEDLLSDSSEPPGLNQVSSEVTSQLYASLRLSRQAEATARAQLYLPSTSPPHEGLDGFAQELSRSLSVGLEKNLKKKDGSKHIFEMESVRGQLQTMLQTSRDTAYRDPLIPGAGSERREEDSFDSDSTATLLNTRPLQDLSPSSSAQALEELFPRYTSLRPGPPLNPPDFQGLRDALDSEHTRRKHCERHIQSLQTRVLELQQQLAVAVAADRKKDTMIEQLDKTLARVVEGWNRHEAERTEVLRGLQEEHQAAELTRSKQQETVTRLEQSLSEAMEALNREQESARLQQRERETLEEERQALTLRLEAEQQRCCVLQEERDAARAGQLSEHRELETLRAALEEERQTWAQQEHQLKEHYQALQEESQAQLEREKEKSQREAQAAWETQHQLALVQSEVRRLEGELDTARRERDALQLEMSLVQARYESQRIQLESELAVQLEQRVTERLAQAQESSLRQAASLREHHRKQLQDLSGQHQQELASQLAQFKVEMAEREERQQQVAEDYELRLAREQARVCELQSGNQQLEEQRVELVERLQAMLQAHWDEANQLLSTTLPPPNPPAPPAGPSSPGPQEPEKEERRVWTMPPMAVALKPVLQQSREARDELPGAPPVLCSSSSDLSLLLGPSFQSQHSFQPLEPKPDLTSSTAGAFSALGAFHPDHRAERPFPEEDPGPDGEGLLKQGLPPAQLEGLKNFLHQLLETVPQNNENPSVDLLPPKSGPLTVPSWEEAPQVPRIPPPVHKTKVPLAMASSLFRVPEPPSSHSQGSGPSSGSPERGGDGLTFPRQLMEVSQLLRLYQARGWGALPAEDLLLYLKRLEHSGRTDGRGDNVPRRNTDSRLGEIPRKEIPSQAVPRRLATAPKTEKPPARKKSGHPAPSSMRSRGGVWR from the exons ATGGCAACATCAGCTGACAGCCCCAGTTCACCCCTCGGGGCGGAGGATCTCCTGAGTGATTCATCAGAACCCCCTGGGCTCAACCAAGTGTCGTCTGAAGTGACCTCCCAGCTCTATGCTTCTTTGCGCCTCAGCCGGCAGGCGGAGGCCACGGCCCGAGCCCAGCTGTATTTACCCTCCACCTCCCCGCCTCATGAAGGGTTAGACGGCTTCGCCCAAGAATTGAGTCGAAGCTTGTCAGTCGGATTGGAAAAGAACTTGAAGAAAAAG GATGGTTCTAAGCATATCTTTGAGATGGAAAGTGTTCGGGGTCAGCTCCAGACCATGCTCCAAACCTCACGTGATACAGCCTATC GGGATCCTCTCATTCCTGGCGCTGGCTCAGAGAGACGGGAAGAGGACTCCTTTGACAGTGATAGCACAGCCACCTTGCTCAA CACCCGGCCCCTGCAAGACTTGTCTCCATCTAGCTCAGCCCAAGCCCTGGAGGAGCTGTTTCCCCGCTACACCAGCCTTCGGCCAGGGCCTCCACTCAATCCCCCAGATTTTCAGGGGCTGAGAGATGCATTGGATTCAGAGCATACCCGCCGCAAG CATTGTGAGCGCCATATTCAGAGCCTGCAGACCCGAGTGTTAGAGCTACAGCAACAATTAGCCGTGGCTGTGGCTGCCGACCGCAAGAAAGATACCATGATTGAACAACTGGACAAG ACCCTGGCCCGTGTGGTGGAGGGCTGGAACCGGCATGAGGCTGAGCGGACAGAGGTTCTCAGGGGACTTCAAGAGGAACACCAGGCAGCAGAGCTCACCAGAAGCaagcagcaggag ACAGTAACCCGCCTGGAACAAAGCCTTTCTGAGGCCATGGAGGCCCTGAATCGTGAGCAGGAAAGTGCCAGACTGCAGCAACGGGAAAGAGAGACACTG GAGGAGGAAAGGCAAGCTCTGACTCTGAGGTTGGAGGCAGAACAGCAGCGGTGCTGTGTCCTGCAGGAAGAGCGGGATGCAGCTCGggctgggcaactgagtgagcaTCGAGAGTTGGAGACTCTTCGGGCTGCCCTAGAAGAAGAACGGCAGACCTGGGCCCAGCAAGAGCACCAGCTTAAGGAACACTACCAGGCGCTGCAGGAGGAGAGCCAGGCTCAGCTGGAAAGGGAGAAG GAGAAGAGCCAGAGGGAAGCCCAGGCCGCCTGGGAGACCCAGCACCAGTTGGCATTGGTGCAGTCTGAGGTGCGGCGGCTGGAAGGAGAGCTGGATACAGCtcggagagagagagatgccctGCAGCTGGAAATGAGCTTGGTGCAg GCCCGGTATGAAAGCCAGCGGATCCAGCTGGAGTCGGAGCTGGCTGTGCAGCTGGAGCAGCGGGTGACAGAGCGGCTGGCGCAGGCTCAGGAGAGCAGCCTACGGCAAGCAGCCTCCCTCAGGGAACATCACAG GAAGCAGCTGCAGGACCTGAGTGGACAGCACCAGCAGGAGCTGGCCAGTCAGCTAGCTCAGTTCAAGGTGGAAATGGCAGAACGAGAGGAACGGCAACAGCAGGTGGCTGAGGACTACGAGCTCAG ACTGGCCCGGGAGCAAGCGCGAGTGTGCGAACTGCAGAGTGGGAACCAGCAGCTGGAGGAGCAGCGGGTGGAGCTGGTGGAAAGACTGCAGGCCATGCTGCAGGCCCACTGGGATGAGGCCAACCAGCTGCTCAGCACCACTCTCCCGCCGCCCAACCCTCCA GCTCCTCCTGCTGGACCCTCCAGCCCCGGGCCTCAGGAGCccgagaaggaggagaggagggtctGGACTATGCCTCCCATGGCCGTGGCCCTGAAGCCTGTATTGCAGCAGAGCCGGGAAGCAAGGGACGAGCTACCTGGAGCGCCTCCTGTTCTTTGCAGTTCCTCCTCAGATCTTAGCCTCCTGTTGGGCCCCTCTTTTCAGAGCCAGCATTCTTTCCAGCCCCTGGAGCCCAAACCAGACCTCACTTCATCCACAG CTGGGGCCTTCTCTGCACTTGGGGCCTTCCATCCCGATCATAGGGCAGAAAGGCCATTCCCTGAGGAAGATCCTGGACCTGACGGGGAGGGCCTCCTAAAGCAAGGGCTGCCGCCTGCTCAGCTGGAGGGCCTCAAGAATTTTTTGCACCAG TTGCTGGAGACAGTGCCCCAGAACAATGAGAACCCTTCTGTCGACCTGTTGCCCCCTAAGTCTG GTCCTCTGACTGTCCCATCTTGGGAGGAAGCCCCTCAAGTGCCACGTATTCCACCGCCTGTCCACAAAACCAAAGTTCCCTTAGCCATGGCATCCAGTCTTTTCCGGGTCCCTGagcctccctcctcccattcACAAGGCAGTGGTCCCAGCAGTGGTTCCCCAGAGAGAG GTGGAGATGGGCTTACATTCCCAAGGCAGCTGATGGAGGTGTCTCAACTGTTGCGACTCTACCAGGCTCGGGGCTGGGGGGCTCTGCCTGCTGAGGATCTCCTGCTCTACCTGAAGAGGCTGGAACACAGCGG CAGGACTGATGGCCGAGGGGATAATGTCCCCAGAAGGAACACAGACTCCCGCTTGGGTGAGATCCCCCGGAAAGAG
- the CNTROB gene encoding centrobin isoform X2, with protein sequence MATSADSPSSPLGAEDLLSDSSEPPGLNQVSSEVTSQLYASLRLSRQAEATARAQLYLPSTSPPHEGLDGFAQELSRSLSVGLEKNLKKKDGSKHIFEMESVRGQLQTMLQTSRDTAYRDPLIPGAGSERREEDSFDSDSTATLLNTRPLQDLSPSSSAQALEELFPRYTSLRPGPPLNPPDFQGLRDALDSEHTRRKHCERHIQSLQTRVLELQQQLAVAVAADRKKDTMIEQLDKTLARVVEGWNRHEAERTEVLRGLQEEHQAAELTRSKQQETVTRLEQSLSEAMEALNREQESARLQQRERETLEEERQALTLRLEAEQQRCCVLQEERDAARAGQLSEHRELETLRAALEEERQTWAQQEHQLKEHYQALQEESQAQLEREKEKSQREAQAAWETQHQLALVQSEVRRLEGELDTARRERDALQLEMSLVQARYESQRIQLESELAVQLEQRVTERLAQAQESSLRQAASLREHHRKQLQDLSGQHQQELASQLAQFKVEMAEREERQQQVAEDYELRLAREQARVCELQSGNQQLEEQRVELVERLQAMLQAHWDEANQLLSTTLPPPNPPAPPAGPSSPGPQEPEKEERRVWTMPPMAVALKPVLQQSREARDELPGAPPVLCSSSSDLSLLLGPSFQSQHSFQPLEPKPDLTSSTAGAFSALGAFHPDHRAERPFPEEDPGPDGEGLLKQGLPPAQLEGLKNFLHQLLETVPQNNENPSVDLLPPKSGPLTVPSWEEAPQVPRIPPPVHKTKVPLAMASSLFRVPEPPSSHSQGSGPSSGSPERGGDGLTFPRQLMEVSQLLRLYQARGWGALPAEDLLLYLKRLEHSGYKPGRKEEGFSGWKLDYGEWSGTDGRGDNVPRRNTDSRLDSLPGCPSPPCYSPQD encoded by the exons ATGGCAACATCAGCTGACAGCCCCAGTTCACCCCTCGGGGCGGAGGATCTCCTGAGTGATTCATCAGAACCCCCTGGGCTCAACCAAGTGTCGTCTGAAGTGACCTCCCAGCTCTATGCTTCTTTGCGCCTCAGCCGGCAGGCGGAGGCCACGGCCCGAGCCCAGCTGTATTTACCCTCCACCTCCCCGCCTCATGAAGGGTTAGACGGCTTCGCCCAAGAATTGAGTCGAAGCTTGTCAGTCGGATTGGAAAAGAACTTGAAGAAAAAG GATGGTTCTAAGCATATCTTTGAGATGGAAAGTGTTCGGGGTCAGCTCCAGACCATGCTCCAAACCTCACGTGATACAGCCTATC GGGATCCTCTCATTCCTGGCGCTGGCTCAGAGAGACGGGAAGAGGACTCCTTTGACAGTGATAGCACAGCCACCTTGCTCAA CACCCGGCCCCTGCAAGACTTGTCTCCATCTAGCTCAGCCCAAGCCCTGGAGGAGCTGTTTCCCCGCTACACCAGCCTTCGGCCAGGGCCTCCACTCAATCCCCCAGATTTTCAGGGGCTGAGAGATGCATTGGATTCAGAGCATACCCGCCGCAAG CATTGTGAGCGCCATATTCAGAGCCTGCAGACCCGAGTGTTAGAGCTACAGCAACAATTAGCCGTGGCTGTGGCTGCCGACCGCAAGAAAGATACCATGATTGAACAACTGGACAAG ACCCTGGCCCGTGTGGTGGAGGGCTGGAACCGGCATGAGGCTGAGCGGACAGAGGTTCTCAGGGGACTTCAAGAGGAACACCAGGCAGCAGAGCTCACCAGAAGCaagcagcaggag ACAGTAACCCGCCTGGAACAAAGCCTTTCTGAGGCCATGGAGGCCCTGAATCGTGAGCAGGAAAGTGCCAGACTGCAGCAACGGGAAAGAGAGACACTG GAGGAGGAAAGGCAAGCTCTGACTCTGAGGTTGGAGGCAGAACAGCAGCGGTGCTGTGTCCTGCAGGAAGAGCGGGATGCAGCTCGggctgggcaactgagtgagcaTCGAGAGTTGGAGACTCTTCGGGCTGCCCTAGAAGAAGAACGGCAGACCTGGGCCCAGCAAGAGCACCAGCTTAAGGAACACTACCAGGCGCTGCAGGAGGAGAGCCAGGCTCAGCTGGAAAGGGAGAAG GAGAAGAGCCAGAGGGAAGCCCAGGCCGCCTGGGAGACCCAGCACCAGTTGGCATTGGTGCAGTCTGAGGTGCGGCGGCTGGAAGGAGAGCTGGATACAGCtcggagagagagagatgccctGCAGCTGGAAATGAGCTTGGTGCAg GCCCGGTATGAAAGCCAGCGGATCCAGCTGGAGTCGGAGCTGGCTGTGCAGCTGGAGCAGCGGGTGACAGAGCGGCTGGCGCAGGCTCAGGAGAGCAGCCTACGGCAAGCAGCCTCCCTCAGGGAACATCACAG GAAGCAGCTGCAGGACCTGAGTGGACAGCACCAGCAGGAGCTGGCCAGTCAGCTAGCTCAGTTCAAGGTGGAAATGGCAGAACGAGAGGAACGGCAACAGCAGGTGGCTGAGGACTACGAGCTCAG ACTGGCCCGGGAGCAAGCGCGAGTGTGCGAACTGCAGAGTGGGAACCAGCAGCTGGAGGAGCAGCGGGTGGAGCTGGTGGAAAGACTGCAGGCCATGCTGCAGGCCCACTGGGATGAGGCCAACCAGCTGCTCAGCACCACTCTCCCGCCGCCCAACCCTCCA GCTCCTCCTGCTGGACCCTCCAGCCCCGGGCCTCAGGAGCccgagaaggaggagaggagggtctGGACTATGCCTCCCATGGCCGTGGCCCTGAAGCCTGTATTGCAGCAGAGCCGGGAAGCAAGGGACGAGCTACCTGGAGCGCCTCCTGTTCTTTGCAGTTCCTCCTCAGATCTTAGCCTCCTGTTGGGCCCCTCTTTTCAGAGCCAGCATTCTTTCCAGCCCCTGGAGCCCAAACCAGACCTCACTTCATCCACAG CTGGGGCCTTCTCTGCACTTGGGGCCTTCCATCCCGATCATAGGGCAGAAAGGCCATTCCCTGAGGAAGATCCTGGACCTGACGGGGAGGGCCTCCTAAAGCAAGGGCTGCCGCCTGCTCAGCTGGAGGGCCTCAAGAATTTTTTGCACCAG TTGCTGGAGACAGTGCCCCAGAACAATGAGAACCCTTCTGTCGACCTGTTGCCCCCTAAGTCTG GTCCTCTGACTGTCCCATCTTGGGAGGAAGCCCCTCAAGTGCCACGTATTCCACCGCCTGTCCACAAAACCAAAGTTCCCTTAGCCATGGCATCCAGTCTTTTCCGGGTCCCTGagcctccctcctcccattcACAAGGCAGTGGTCCCAGCAGTGGTTCCCCAGAGAGAG GTGGAGATGGGCTTACATTCCCAAGGCAGCTGATGGAGGTGTCTCAACTGTTGCGACTCTACCAGGCTCGGGGCTGGGGGGCTCTGCCTGCTGAGGATCTCCTGCTCTACCTGAAGAGGCTGGAACACAGCGGGTACAAGcctgggaggaaggaggaaggattCTCCGGGTGGAAGCTGGATTATGGGGAGTGGAGTGG GACTGATGGCCGAGGGGATAATGTCCCCAGAAGGAACACAGACTCCCGCTTGG
- the CNTROB gene encoding centrobin isoform X3, which translates to MATSADSPSSPLGAEDLLSDSSEPPGLNQVSSEVTSQLYASLRLSRQAEATARAQLYLPSTSPPHEGLDGFAQELSRSLSVGLEKNLKKKDGSKHIFEMESVRGQLQTMLQTSRDTAYRDPLIPGAGSERREEDSFDSDSTATLLNTRPLQDLSPSSSAQALEELFPRYTSLRPGPPLNPPDFQGLRDALDSEHTRRKHCERHIQSLQTRVLELQQQLAVAVAADRKKDTMIEQLDKTLARVVEGWNRHEAERTEVLRGLQEEHQAAELTRSKQQETVTRLEQSLSEAMEALNREQESARLQQRERETLEEERQALTLRLEAEQQRCCVLQEERDAARAGQLSEHRELETLRAALEEERQTWAQQEHQLKEHYQALQEESQAQLEREKEKSQREAQAAWETQHQLALVQSEVRRLEGELDTARRERDALQLEMSLVQARYESQRIQLESELAVQLEQRVTERLAQAQESSLRQAASLREHHRKQLQDLSGQHQQELASQLAQFKVEMAEREERQQQVAEDYELRLAREQARVCELQSGNQQLEEQRVELVERLQAMLQAHWDEANQLLSTTLPPPNPPAPPAGPSSPGPQEPEKEERRVWTMPPMAVALKPVLQQSREARDELPGAPPVLCSSSSDLSLLLGPSFQSQHSFQPLEPKPDLTSSTAGAFSALGAFHPDHRAERPFPEEDPGPDGEGLLKQGLPPAQLEGLKNFLHQLLETVPQNNENPSVDLLPPKSGPLTVPSWEEAPQVPRIPPPVHKTKVPLAMASSLFRVPEPPSSHSQGSGPSSGSPERGGDGLTFPRQLMEVSQLLRLYQARGWGALPAEDLLLYLKRLEHSGRTDGRGDNVPRRNTDSRLDSLPGCPSPPCYSPQD; encoded by the exons ATGGCAACATCAGCTGACAGCCCCAGTTCACCCCTCGGGGCGGAGGATCTCCTGAGTGATTCATCAGAACCCCCTGGGCTCAACCAAGTGTCGTCTGAAGTGACCTCCCAGCTCTATGCTTCTTTGCGCCTCAGCCGGCAGGCGGAGGCCACGGCCCGAGCCCAGCTGTATTTACCCTCCACCTCCCCGCCTCATGAAGGGTTAGACGGCTTCGCCCAAGAATTGAGTCGAAGCTTGTCAGTCGGATTGGAAAAGAACTTGAAGAAAAAG GATGGTTCTAAGCATATCTTTGAGATGGAAAGTGTTCGGGGTCAGCTCCAGACCATGCTCCAAACCTCACGTGATACAGCCTATC GGGATCCTCTCATTCCTGGCGCTGGCTCAGAGAGACGGGAAGAGGACTCCTTTGACAGTGATAGCACAGCCACCTTGCTCAA CACCCGGCCCCTGCAAGACTTGTCTCCATCTAGCTCAGCCCAAGCCCTGGAGGAGCTGTTTCCCCGCTACACCAGCCTTCGGCCAGGGCCTCCACTCAATCCCCCAGATTTTCAGGGGCTGAGAGATGCATTGGATTCAGAGCATACCCGCCGCAAG CATTGTGAGCGCCATATTCAGAGCCTGCAGACCCGAGTGTTAGAGCTACAGCAACAATTAGCCGTGGCTGTGGCTGCCGACCGCAAGAAAGATACCATGATTGAACAACTGGACAAG ACCCTGGCCCGTGTGGTGGAGGGCTGGAACCGGCATGAGGCTGAGCGGACAGAGGTTCTCAGGGGACTTCAAGAGGAACACCAGGCAGCAGAGCTCACCAGAAGCaagcagcaggag ACAGTAACCCGCCTGGAACAAAGCCTTTCTGAGGCCATGGAGGCCCTGAATCGTGAGCAGGAAAGTGCCAGACTGCAGCAACGGGAAAGAGAGACACTG GAGGAGGAAAGGCAAGCTCTGACTCTGAGGTTGGAGGCAGAACAGCAGCGGTGCTGTGTCCTGCAGGAAGAGCGGGATGCAGCTCGggctgggcaactgagtgagcaTCGAGAGTTGGAGACTCTTCGGGCTGCCCTAGAAGAAGAACGGCAGACCTGGGCCCAGCAAGAGCACCAGCTTAAGGAACACTACCAGGCGCTGCAGGAGGAGAGCCAGGCTCAGCTGGAAAGGGAGAAG GAGAAGAGCCAGAGGGAAGCCCAGGCCGCCTGGGAGACCCAGCACCAGTTGGCATTGGTGCAGTCTGAGGTGCGGCGGCTGGAAGGAGAGCTGGATACAGCtcggagagagagagatgccctGCAGCTGGAAATGAGCTTGGTGCAg GCCCGGTATGAAAGCCAGCGGATCCAGCTGGAGTCGGAGCTGGCTGTGCAGCTGGAGCAGCGGGTGACAGAGCGGCTGGCGCAGGCTCAGGAGAGCAGCCTACGGCAAGCAGCCTCCCTCAGGGAACATCACAG GAAGCAGCTGCAGGACCTGAGTGGACAGCACCAGCAGGAGCTGGCCAGTCAGCTAGCTCAGTTCAAGGTGGAAATGGCAGAACGAGAGGAACGGCAACAGCAGGTGGCTGAGGACTACGAGCTCAG ACTGGCCCGGGAGCAAGCGCGAGTGTGCGAACTGCAGAGTGGGAACCAGCAGCTGGAGGAGCAGCGGGTGGAGCTGGTGGAAAGACTGCAGGCCATGCTGCAGGCCCACTGGGATGAGGCCAACCAGCTGCTCAGCACCACTCTCCCGCCGCCCAACCCTCCA GCTCCTCCTGCTGGACCCTCCAGCCCCGGGCCTCAGGAGCccgagaaggaggagaggagggtctGGACTATGCCTCCCATGGCCGTGGCCCTGAAGCCTGTATTGCAGCAGAGCCGGGAAGCAAGGGACGAGCTACCTGGAGCGCCTCCTGTTCTTTGCAGTTCCTCCTCAGATCTTAGCCTCCTGTTGGGCCCCTCTTTTCAGAGCCAGCATTCTTTCCAGCCCCTGGAGCCCAAACCAGACCTCACTTCATCCACAG CTGGGGCCTTCTCTGCACTTGGGGCCTTCCATCCCGATCATAGGGCAGAAAGGCCATTCCCTGAGGAAGATCCTGGACCTGACGGGGAGGGCCTCCTAAAGCAAGGGCTGCCGCCTGCTCAGCTGGAGGGCCTCAAGAATTTTTTGCACCAG TTGCTGGAGACAGTGCCCCAGAACAATGAGAACCCTTCTGTCGACCTGTTGCCCCCTAAGTCTG GTCCTCTGACTGTCCCATCTTGGGAGGAAGCCCCTCAAGTGCCACGTATTCCACCGCCTGTCCACAAAACCAAAGTTCCCTTAGCCATGGCATCCAGTCTTTTCCGGGTCCCTGagcctccctcctcccattcACAAGGCAGTGGTCCCAGCAGTGGTTCCCCAGAGAGAG GTGGAGATGGGCTTACATTCCCAAGGCAGCTGATGGAGGTGTCTCAACTGTTGCGACTCTACCAGGCTCGGGGCTGGGGGGCTCTGCCTGCTGAGGATCTCCTGCTCTACCTGAAGAGGCTGGAACACAGCGG CAGGACTGATGGCCGAGGGGATAATGTCCCCAGAAGGAACACAGACTCCCGCTTGG